A single window of Leishmania panamensis strain MHOM/PA/94/PSC-1 chromosome 35 sequence DNA harbors:
- a CDS encoding dynein light chain, putative (TriTrypDB/GeneDB-style sysID: LpmP.35.2250): MADEEDYDVELNKNEANKIERPERLIEILQHDTNRALTGEMAEHAQAVLDFMPAEHTYKDVAVKLKRRLDDTYGGTWHVIVGKHFGANITNDDNTLINMKINGVYFLAMRSGPPDRPHDIAENEAATVE; this comes from the coding sequence AtggcggacgaggaggactaCGATGTTGAGCTGAATAAGAACGAGGCGAATAAGATCGAACGTCCGGAGCGGCTGATCGAAATTCTCCAGCACGACACGAACCGGGCGCTCACGGGGGAGATGGCAGAACACGCGCAGGCGGTGCTCGACTTCATGCCGGCCGAACACACCTACAAAGATGTAGCGGTGAAATTGAAGCGTCGACTTGACGACACATACGGCGGCACCTGGCATGTCATTGTAGGCAAACACTTCGGCGCTAACATCACCAATGACGATAACACGCTCATCAACATGAAGATCAACGGTGTGTACTTCTTAGCCATGCGCTCTGGTCCACCGGATCGGCCGCACGATATTGCTGAAAATGAAGCCGCCACGGTGGAGTAA
- a CDS encoding S-adenosyl-L-methionine-dependent methyltransferase, putative (TriTrypDB/GeneDB-style sysID: LpmP.35.2260), which translates to MPAPKRKLKAFGKNRREILSVTTTYDENGDWVGTPHQAKMRRVVNESFDRYYNTLQQLGRMVARAVYPTSTDACTSSASSSAAAQEVSADAAASLWIKEMVLFRTPLLTTFWINDTDPLASQVRAYMESLDLSLVEPISWYPIAGMGWRILADKTEFRKRPEMQPLRQYLIRQTALGTINRQEEVSMIPPFLLDIQPNDVCLDMCASPGSKTAQMLVALGRHKVVPFESDASPFPFQYDSDGLVIANELDTKRANMLVHQVKRLRLLFPFAIFTNHDARYFPELPLQPQPGDADKAAAAGAEVLRFDKILCDVVCSGDGTLRKAPHIFKIWSPREAINLQKLQIEIALRACHLLRVGGRLVYSTCSLNPVENEAVVTQIVHRTRGALRLVDARPLLPRLVCAPGMTTWTVTDASGRVFAAPEGNMHEALFPPHTPGGYSSTAVDALDLSLCMRLFPTHCKGGGFFVAVLDKVSEFRLKKLKVLKVEEKGATADNAVEAATGQAITIGSTAPPKCEKETHVTSADDAAATADASGDGLEAELTTTPKPTKPMSLPPQYVGAPAEIQRVISDFYDVPQFPMQFLFVRTAQGERDLRLSPGSVCSIVSRMAAHVLRHKKDNVIIVSAGLRVIAFESLDKGWRITSESALLFAKLMRRSSRLVRVPVTLIQDMIVSGGKLKEKLLESVEDTQLRRRLEGLSIGAFLLEIEAPKALGGVFYSVALRAHSRIQLLINHEDLEGVQLRLGEEPVASTESPNAENEDDG; encoded by the coding sequence ATGCCGGCACCAAAGCGCAAGCTCAAGGCCTTTGGAAAGAATCGGCGCGAAATACTGTCGGTGACGACAACGTACGACGAGAATGGCGACTGGGTAGGTACGCCGCATCAAGCCAAGATGCGGCGTGTTGTGAACGAGTCGTTTGACAGGTACTACAACACATTGCAGCAGCTAGGCCGTATGGTAGCTCGCGCCGTGTATCCGACCTCGACTGACGCCTGCACCTCGTCGGCTTCttcgagcgctgctgcgcaggaaGTATCTGCGGATGCTGCCGCATCGCTGTGGATTAAGGAGATGGTGCTATTccgcacgccgctgctgacaaCTTTCTGGATTAACGACACTGATCCCCTCGCCTCTCAGGTGCGGGCCTACATGGAGTCTCTCGACCTGTCACTTGTGGAGCCGATCTCGTGGTACCCGATCGCTGGCATGGGCTGGAGAATCCTCGCGGACAAGACGGAGTTCCGTAAGCGTCCCGAAATGCAGCCATTGCGGCAGTACTTGATTCGGCAGACGGCTCTCGGCACGATCAACCGACAGGAAGAGGTCTCGATGATTCCGCCGTTTCTGCTCGACATCCAGCCAAACGATGTCTGCCTGGACATGTGCGCATCCCCAGGCTCCAAGACAGCCCAGATGCTGGTGGCGCTTGGGCGCCACAAGGTCGTGCCCTTTGAGTCCGACGCGTCGCCATTCCCCTTCCAGTACGACAGCGATGGCCTCGTGATCGCCAACGAGCTGGACACGAAGCGGGCCAACATGCTAGTACACCAGGTGAAGCGGCTTCGCCTACTCTTTCCTTTCGCCATCTTTACAAACCACGATGCACGTTACTTTCccgagctgccgctgcagcctcaGCCCGGTGATGCGgacaaggcggcggcggccggtgCTGAGGTGCTTCGCTTCGACAAGATCCTCTGCGATGTTGTGTGCTCCGGCGACGGCACGCTGCGCAAGGCGCCACACATTTTCAAGATCTGGTCTCCCAGGGAGGCCATTAACCTGCAGAAGCTACAGATCGAGATTGCGCTGCGGGCGTGTCACCTTCTTCGTGTCGGCGGTCGCCTAGTCTACAGCACGTGCTCGCTGAACCCTGTCGAGAACGAGGCGGTGGTAACGCAAATTGTGCACCGCACTCGTGGTGCCCTTCGCCTCGTGGACGCCagaccactgctgccgcggcttgtgtgtgctccTGGCATGACAACGTGGACGGTCACGGATGCCAGCGGACGCGTGTTCGCAGCCCCGGAGGGCAACATGCACGAGGCGCTGTTTCCACCCCACACCCCCGGTGGGTacagctccaccgccgtcgaTGCTCTGGACTTGTCGCTGTGCATGCGTCTCTTCCCTACCCACTGCAAAGGTGGAGGCTTCTTTGTGGCTGTACTCGACAAGGTGAGCGAGTTCCGGCTGAAGAAGCTCAAGGTGCtcaaggtggaggagaaaggcgCCACAGCAGATAACGCGGTGGAGGCAGCTACAGGGCAGGCAATCACCATCGGCAGTACTGCTCCTCCAAAGTGCGAAAAGGAGACGCACGTCACCAGTGccgacgacgcggcggcaacagcggaCGCCAGTGGCGATGGGCTGGAGGCGGAGTTGACCACTACGCCTAAGCCGACCAAGCCCATGTCTTTGCCGCCCCAGTATGTTGGCGCACCGGCGGAGATCCAGCGCGTTATCAGCGACTTTTACGACGTCCCGCAGTTTCCCATGCAATTTCTGTTTGTGCGCACCGCCCAGGGCGAGCGCGACCTGCGGTTGTCTCCTGGCTCGGTATGCAGCATTGTCTCTCGCATGGCCGCGCACGTGCTGCGGCACAAAAAGGACAATGTCATCATCGTCTCTGCCGGGCTGCGCGTTATTGCGTTTGAGTCTCTGGACAAGGGCTGGCGCATCACGAGCGAGTCTGCGCTCCTCTTCGCAAAGCTGATGCGCCGTTCCTCACGCCTCGTACGCGTCCCTGTCACTCTCATTCAGGATATGATTGTGAGTGGTGGAAAGCTGAAGGAAAAGCTGCTCGAAAGCGTCGAGGatacgcagctgcgcagaagACTTGAGGGCTTGTCGATTGGCGCCTTCCTGTTGGAGATTGAGGCACCCAAGGCGCTGGGTGGAGTATTCTACTCGGTTGCCCTGCGCGCTCACTCGCGCATTCAGCTCCTCATAAACCACGAGGACCTGGagggtgtgcagctgcgtctcGGCGAAGAGCCGGTAGCCTCGACGGAGAGTCCAAATGCGGAAAACGAAGACGACGGGTGA
- a CDS encoding protein-tyrosine phosphatase 1-like protein (TriTrypDB/GeneDB-style sysID: LpmP.35.2270) — MSNNDSCVIQPILLSESPSSSGSELPNLSSLTAAATVALTQPSLKMQSGDVDVSGSANLSYNNNDLGSSTSTAEPLTNASCSQKERNPKFNMYKLSIEEQFDLIEEEFAAIEARTMNPRMYNFTTSNANPAKNRYINVLANEETIFPPACSESVPPTTGNPRLPTSGCPPSMSLASSSIKSLTSTAQNVWKAAEKRLLSTLRSGALAKEIEGNEEPTTGCATKRRPQCYINANVVDMRVEPVFVASQAPVQECIDDFLSVIYSCEVTLVLMLTEVEETGFVKADRYWPADSAPVGRIESFGNMCVYKDQEDPYTYDATHELVRRPFYIRPSATSTARAHKIVMYQYVGWPDRGVPDSTDSFEELLKIIQQYVVAPSAPRESVAGLENAPRNPITTSNANSTRSDTRAGKLTPPVFVHCSAGIGRTGTLIGAYTAIKLMEAGLLANTSIRRIVADMRKARFGMVQRVEQYMFLYMIVLQHLGIDVRKFSACMQPRADMYNMRWMEAKQKALLEARLAKR, encoded by the coding sequence ATGAGCAATAACGACTCGTGTGTTATTCAGCCGATCTTGCTGTCTGAAAGCCCCtcaagcagcggcagtgagcTTCCCAACTTGTCGTCGCTGACTGCAGCGGCAACCGTAGCACTTACACAGCCGTCCTTGAAGATGCAGAGCGGCGACGTCGATGTCTCCGGTAGCGCCAATCTCTCTTACAATAACAACGatctcggcagcagcaccagcacggcTGAGCCCCTCACCAATGCATCGTGTTCTCAGAAGGAGCGCAACCCAAAGTTCAACATGTACAAGTTGTCAATCGAGGAGCAGTTCGACCTGATTGAGGAGGAGTTTGCCGCTATCGAGGCGAGAACCATGAACCCGCGGATGTACAACTTTACCACCTCCAACGCCAATCCAGCGAAGAACCGCTACATCAACGTACTCGCCAACGAGGAGACGATCTTCCCTCCAGCGTGCTCGGAATCCGTGCCGCCGACGACGGGCAATCCACGACTCCCCACGTCCGGCTGTCCACCTTCCATGTCattggcgtcgtcgtcgattAAGTCCCTCACCTCCACAGCACAGAATGTGTGGAAAGCTGCAGAGAAGCGGCTCTTGAGCACACTGCGTAGCGGCGCCTTAGCGAAAGAAATCGAGGGTAACGAAGAGCCCACCACCGGCTGCGCCACCAAGAGGCGTCCACAATGTTACATCAACGCCAACGTGGTGGATATGAGGGTGGAGCCTGTCTTTGTGGCCTCGCAGGCGCCGGTGCAGGAGTGCATCGATGACTTCCTCTCCGTCATCTACAGCTGCGAGGTGACCCTGGTGCTGATGTTGACAGAGGTGGAAGAGACAGGCTTTGTGAAGGCAGACCGGTACTGGCCAGCCGACAGCGCGCCCGTTGGCAGGATCGAGTCGTTCGGCAACATGTGTGTGTACAAGGACCAGGAGGACCCATATACGTACGACGCCACACACGAACTTGTACGAAGACCATTCTACATACGACCCTCGGCCACGTCGAcggcgcgcgcacacaagaTCGTTATGTATCAGTATGTGGGCTGGCCTGACCGCGGCGTTCCCGACAGCACCGACTCTTTCGAGGAGCTCTTGAAGATCATTCAGCAGTATGTAGTGGCCCCATCGGCCCCCCGTGAGTCAGTGGCTGGGCTGGAGAACGCCCCCCGCAaccccatcaccaccagcaACGCCAACAGCACCAGAAGTGACACGAGAGCTGGCAAACTCACGCCTCCAGTCTTTGTGCACTGCAGTGCTGGCATTGGCCGTACCGGCACCCTCATCGGTGCCTACACGGCCATCAAGCTGATGGAGGCGGGGTTGCTGGCAAATACAAGTATCCGGCGCATCGTGGCAGACATGCGCAAGGCTCGCTTTGGCATGGTGCAGCGCGTGGAGCAGTACATGTTTCTCTACATGatcgtgctgcagcacttgGGGATAGACGTGCGCAAGTTCAGCGCATGCATGCAGCCACGAGCGGACATGTATAATATGCGGTGGATGGAGGCAAAGCAAAAGGCGCTCCTCGAGGCCCGGTTGGCGAAACGGTAA
- a CDS encoding hypothetical protein (TriTrypDB/GeneDB-style sysID: LpmP.35.2280): MSNDMCAGVPRVPARGEDMAQGGEGCDEGSATRPIAVRTGFLPRPGSRYVSTASRQQQQLLELATMPQYPFPPLNRATTAPEDEIQRSALGRNMEEDEETDADDETGEEDGDGRCGYVMQSDPLRVSLDLAQVRKVASLARTAATVAADSDGAVQQAEEAEAILTGAQEGSASHCHAQLDDTNTCSLEAECDVREVSKARARLEKRGWDDIHRRAMQAATTPTPPSELLLDLLQHLPSAPGRAIYDRSNCPPTTVASGFNEDFHKCVQKLMTHVVLQRDGRTGNAEPPSIPVAGAAVAQQVNASPGPRGSTQRKGARQNPKVAETEQLAEVVERGIAPDVRDVVAYAQFVMQERLHQEQRRKSNYRSTLLRTAVGESGEDRCAEDGVRANVDVLTSDQHQQLAKLRAVVEKKLSLMRTAAEATDEVGEAEREALRTQRTNKKRGNEDGSNEMLLPNDVTPQEPKAVLVAAHTRFMDVVRSAAASRREKVEATQAAEQRLEAAVATWRKSYDTLLTRERHRHQAGQRQDKQSRVEALLQALQLQQVNPQKVQRHQPPADLWGMAKGMRKKERKHLNKLVKAANAFPLPPFK, encoded by the coding sequence atgAGCAACGACATGTGTGCAGGGGTACCTCGTGTACCCGCAAGGGGTGAGGATATGGCGCAGGGTGGCGAAGGGTGCGATGAGGGCTCGGCAACGCGTCCCATTGCGGTGCGGACAGGTTTTCTTCCACGGCCTGGTAGTAGATATGTAAGCACCGCTtcgcggcaacagcagcagcttctcgagCTTGCAACTATGCCTCAGTACCCGTTTCCACCGCTGAACAGAGCCACCACGGCGCCAGAGGATGAGATTCAGAGGTCGGCGCTCGGTCGAAacatggaggaggacgaggagacgGACGCCGATGATGAGACTGGAGAAGAGGATGGGGACGGCCGCTGCGGGTACGTGATGCAAAGTGACCCGCTTCGTGTCTCGCTGGACTTAGCGCAAGTAAGAAAGGTGGCATCGCTCGCAAGGACGGCGGCGACTGTCGCGGCAGATAGCGATGGTGCCGTGCAACaagcggaagaggcggaaGCAATACTCACGGGTGCCCAGGAGGGGAGTGCGTCGCATTGCCACGCGCAGCTAGATGACACGAATACCTGCAGTCTTGAAGCAGAATGTGACGTGCGCGAAGTCTCGAAAGCACGCGCTCGCTTGGAGAAACGAGGATGGGACGATATTCATCGACGCGCGATGCAAGCGGCTACCACACCTACACCACCATCGGAGCTTCTCCTCGacctccttcagcatctCCCCAGCGCGCCGGGACGTGCGATTTACGACCGAAGCAactgcccacccaccaccgtGGCTAGCGGCTTCAACGAAGACTTTCACAAGTGCGTGCAGAAGCTCATGACACACGTAGTACTGCAGCGCGATGGCCGCACCGGCAATGCAGAACCACCCTCCATCCCCGTTGCTGGTGCAGCGGTTGCACAGCAAGTCAATGCCTCCCCTGGCCCTCGCGGCAGCACGCAACGAAAGGGTGCAAGGCAAAACCCAAAGGTGGCTGAGACCGAGCAGCTTGCTGAAGTCGTCGAGAGAGGTATTGCACCCGATGTGCGCGATGTGGTAGCCTACGCCCAATTCGTCATGCAAGAGCGGCTGCACCAAGAGCAGCGGAGGAAGTCAAATTATCGCTCGACACTTTTGAGGACGGCAGTCGGAGAGTCGGGAGAGGACCGCTGCGCTGAGGATGGGGTACGCGCTAACGTCGACGTGCTGACCTCCGATCAGCACCAACAGCTTGCTAAGCTGCGAGCGGTGGTTGAGAAGAAGCTCAGCCTTatgcgcactgctgcggaaGCAACGGACGAAGTAGGCGAGGCCGAGAGGGAGGccctgcgcacgcagcgcacaaataagaagaggggaaacgAGGACGGCTCAAACGAGATGCTACTCCCTAATGATGTGACTCCGCAGGAACCCAAGGCAGTGCTTGTCGCGGCTCACACACGATTCATGGACgtcgtgcgcagcgctgcagcgagccGCCGCGAGAAAGTAGAAGCAACCCAGGCTGCAGAACAACGGCTGGAGGCCGCTGTGGCCACGTGGAGGAAGTCCTACGAcacgctgctgacgcgcgaGCGGCATCGTCACCAAGCCGGGCAGAGACAAGACAAGCAGTCACGGGTAGAGGCACTGCTtcaggcactgcagctgcagcaggtaAATCCCCAGAAGGTGCAACGCCATCAACCCCCAGCTGACCTGTGGGGGATGGCGAAGGGGATGCGCAAAAAAGAGCGCAAGCACCTAAACAAGCTTGTCAAGGCGGCTAATGcattccccctcccacccttcAAGTaa
- a CDS encoding hypothetical protein (TriTrypDB/GeneDB-style sysID: LpmP.35.2290): MEALFYDHAAISTATRQADLRQAMQAFLVDTASRSAVQLIALLVRIPTPSTVSVATDSVSGSRTTSSTCASQEGGAVTTRDAATGEAAAAAPRRSRTVQKLAWCAWEADRRLRQAAEDAAEINMWIAHGEFSASLKPSARLTRPSISSPFVVTAAFLAPYTRGDLVVYESWQRCAEVCTEAPVASVARGSVSRTTRTVSPLHRASLIALSLGAPSLLLSWAERPTRCHLDSLLLPHQTLLLDLSWWLAAASGSVGTANDTAAGSRVSNSVLRDIFINDVHPSLKLPKGDSRCAVWISYATILASLHPQVMGRSEGANGDNGNVDVRVAGSASQRGRGWNTLCGDVSGVDEQAFMKTYALIRHLLSSLNASHSGAVGRTHFLRTVLSYGGPSSALRRQLVHTCSRAAHGVMATDAALLRTRSLVDVHALFGVLAGQDKVNMYSEAAAFVRTARRRASAGPELQQRRQRSAVQSAWVQVASSPSPGTEQKAVARVSTSVRDNAFVDRGARALARKLRLWERKRLGKGGKRGVHVRPRDKAAKRTMKRVHAEAGGADSERFLMHAVERASRAAANHRAGKKRGAEPLVGGDGCPSASTTRVALRPQKQRRTNAATVSVGLTTDTALSWCEDATGSG; encoded by the coding sequence ATGGAGGCTCTCTTCTACGACCACGCCGCCATCAGCACGGCAACTCGCCAGGCTGACCTTCGCCAGGCCATGCAAGCATTTCTGGTGGACACTGCCTCGCGGTCGGCCGTTCAGCTCatcgccctcctcgtccgcaTTCCCACCCCGTCTACCGTTTCTGTGGCTACCGACAGTGTtagcggcagccgcaccaccagcagcacatgTGCATCGCAGGAGGGCGGGGCTGTGACGACACGGGACGCCGCGACAggtgaggcagcggcagcggcgccccGTCGTAGTCGAACCGTGCAAAAGTTGGCGTGGTGCGCCTGGGAAGCTGATCGACGACTTCGTCAAGCAGCCGAGGACGCGGCGGAGATCAACATGTGGATCGCTCACGGTGAATTCTCTGCGTCACTGAAACCCAGTGCCAGGCTCACCAGGCCGTCTATCAGCAGCCCTTTCGTCGTCACAGCGGCCTTCTTGGCTCCGTATACGCGTGGCGACCTAGTTGTCTATGAGAgctggcagcgctgtgccGAGGTGTGCACCGAGGCACCAGTCGCTAGCGTGGCGCGCGGCTCCGTGTCGAGAACCACTCGAACAGTCTCACCACTGCACCGTGCTAGCCTCATCGCCCTTTCGCTCGGGGCTCCATCTCTGTTGCTGTCATGGGCGGAGCGACCAACTCGCTGTCACCTCGAtagcctcctccttccccatCAGACTCTTCTGCTGGATCTGTCGTGGTGGTTAGCAGCGGCTAGCGGGAGCGTAGGCACAGCGAACGATACGGCAGCCGGCAGCCGAGTTAGCAACTCGGTGTTGCGAGACATATTTATCAATGACGTGCACCCTTCTCTAAAATTGCCGAAGGGAGACAGTCGGTGCGCCGTCTGGATCTCGTATGCCACCATCTTGGCATCACTCCACCCGCAGGTGATGGGCAGGAGCGAGGGCGCCAACGGTGACAACGGAAACGTCGACGTGCGCGTAGCAGGAAGTGCGTCACAACGGGGTCGTGGTTGGAACACGCTGTGTGGCGACGTCTCCGGCGTGGATGAGCAGGCATTCATGAAGACATACGCCCTGATCCGCCACCTGCTCAGCTCACTCAACGCCAGCCACTCTGGTGCTGTGGGCCGCACGCACTTTCTGCGCACTGTCCTGAGCTACGGCGGcccttcttctgctttgcGGCGCCAGCTCGTACACACCTGCAGTCGCGCCGCGCATGGTGTCATGGCGAccgatgcagcgctgctgcgcactcgGTCTCTTGTTGACGTACACGCCTTGTTTGGCGTACTCGCCGGCCAGGACAAGGTAAACATGTACAGTGAGGCCGCTGCGTTCGTGCGCACGGCACGACGTCGTGCTAGCGCCGGCCCGGAATTGCAACAACGGCGTCAACGTAGTGCTGTTCAAAGCGCATGGGTGCAGGTGGCctcgtccccctctcccggCACTGAACAGAAGGCGGTGGCTCGTGTTTCAACAAGTGTACGTGACAACGCTTTCGTAGATCGAGGTGCCAGAGCGCTTGCACGAAAACTACGACTGTGGGAGCGCAAACGACTGGGCAAAGGGGGGAAGCGAggcgtgcacgtgcgtcCGCGCGACAAGGCAGCAAAGAGGACAATGAAGCGAGTGCATGCTGAAGCCGGCGGTGCTGATTCTGAGCGCTTTCTCATGCACGCTGTTGAAAGGGCTAGTCGAGCAGCGGCGAACCACAGGGCAGGGAAAAAGCGCGGAGCTGAGCCGCTGGTAGGTGGGGACGGCTGCCCTTCAgcctccaccaccagagTGGCGCTACGGCCGCAGAAGCAGAGGCGAACGAATGCGGCGACTGTCAGCGTTGGGCTGACCACTGACACAGCTCTTAGCTGGTGCGAGGATGCGACTGGTAGTGGCTGA
- a CDS encoding hypothetical protein (TriTrypDB/GeneDB-style sysID: LpmP.35.2300), with protein sequence MSKVYTDKQGNGKLGKGLTSTDAGIPIRGGDEYTSNFNYYPPADVNYEQFSGTPADGTLLYPEVTSNAAEAPRLSRFRIRGFKDVWASIVFAIFVLFSIAWSIVQLATYRFDPDTSGRSPFSSASGPRLMWIVIACLLSAGASVISSSALLIVAQRIPVQMIYVANIMTILMFLASAVAAFLRLNIIVGLLMVICTIFQAVWFFLVRDRIPFAAALLRTSAKLISTYKSTFVLNLVLCVVTLGYVVLWGYGVAAPIDRFYKETANGGYGFVIAVLVFSLMWVSQVMPNVMHVTSSGLVATWYFAGSNNMPRNPTLASFKRAITTSFGSICFGSLVVAIIQFIRWLVESSGSDYENGFLRCLLECMLRCLQSIVEYLNRYAFVHVAIYGCGYIEGAKRTFALCKQCFFAAYFNDCLLAPTLNMFLFAISLLYALIAGVVSRSWPIGVLVFCVAAMVHSLFFVPVDSAVTTVFVCFAECPDALRESDPELYAAIYAADANGTNNNALPPV encoded by the coding sequence ATGAGTAAGGTTTACACTGATAAGCAGGGTAACGGGAAGCTCGGCAAGGGCCTGACGTCAACGGATGCGGGCATTCCCATAAGGGGAGGAGATGAGTATACCTCCAACTTCAACTATTATCCACCGGCAGATGTCAACTACGAGCAGTTTAGTGGAACACCAGCAGACGGTACCCTGCTTTACCCCGAGGTGACGTCGAATGCAGCTGAGGCACCGAGGCTCAGTCGCTTCCGCATTCGGGGCTTCAAGGACGTGTGGGCCAGCATCGTGTTTGCCATATTTGTGCTCTTTTCGATTGCATGGAGCATTGTGCAACTCGCCACGTACCGCTTCGACCCTGATACGAGCGGGAGGTCTCCGTTCAGTTCGGCGAGTGGGCCTAGACTGATGTGGATCGTAATTGCGTGTCTCCTGTCTGCCGGTGCCTCCGTGATCAGCTCCTCTGCGTTGCTCAtcgtcgcgcagcgcatTCCAGTCCAGATGATCTACGTTGCGAACATAATGACGATTTTAATGTTTTTGGCctctgccgtggcggcgttCTTGCGGCTCAACATTATCGTTGGCCTTCTCATGGTCATCTGTACGATCTTTCAGGCTGTCTGGTTCTTCCTCGTCCGCGATCGCATCCCATTCgcggccgcgctgctgcgaacATCGGCGAAGCTGATCAGCACTTACAAGTCCACGTTTGTGCTGAACCTTGTTTTGTGCGTGGTGACGCTCGGTTACGTCGTGCTCTGGGGCTACGGTGTGGCGGCGCCGATCGACCGCTTCTACAAGGAAACGGCCAACGGCGGCTACGGATTTGTGATTGCCGTGCTCGTCTTCTCCTTAATGTGGGTGTCGCAGGTGATGCCGAACGTCATGCATGTGACGAGCTCCGGTCTGGTGGCGACGTGGTACTTTGCCGGCTCGAACAACATGCCGCGCAACCCCACGCTGGCCTCTTTTAAGCGCGCCATAACGACGAGCTTTGGCTCCATCTGCTTTGGTTCCCTCGTGGTTGCCATCATTCAGTTTATTCGCTGGCTGGTTGAGAGCTCCGGCAGCGACTACGAGAATGGCTTCCTGCGTTGCTTGCTGGAGTGTATGTTGCGATGCCTTCAGAGCATTGTCGAATACCTCAACCGCTACGCGTTCGTGCACGTCGCGATCTACGGCTGCGGCTACATCGAAGGTGCAAAGCGGACCTTCGCACTGTGCAAGCAGTGCTTCTTTGCCGCCTACTTCAACGACTGCCTCCTGGCGCCGACGCTCAACATGTTCCTCTTCGCCATTTCTCTGCTCTATGCGCTGATCGCTGGCGTAGTCTCCAGGTCGTGGCCGATTGGCGTGCTCGTGTTCTGCGTAGCAGCGATGGTGCATTCACTCTTTTTTGTGCCCGTGGATAGCGCTGTGACGACGGTGTTCGTGTGTTTTGCGGAGTGCCCCGATGCGCTGCGTGAGTCAGACCCGGAGCTGTACGCCGCCATCTACGCCGCGGACGCGAACGGCACGAATAACAACGCCCTGCCACCGGTGTAA
- a CDS encoding hypothetical protein (TriTrypDB/GeneDB-style sysID: LpmP.35.2310): MFCGHTFLVSLAASPLTVAELTRNGARVVYDLDDKTPVTCVIIAGGNQLGTSARCSRGWTEANGLPTSMENRIRASRITVVYEHWVHECLRKSRLLLPCRDYPDTIAYDPYLFAGLRFTTTQLPLQLKANIIALMQFYGATYHNHLLDTTNLLVYSHMRLSPNSLRHAVSDPLAPLPSIADRRDTGAQSSIKEAEAANTCPGQRLSTGPSGDNPAGAAVPSLTKLAVARQHGVTCVTPQWVQLCLNAGELQPARSALAPAPPTRTMSPPSTNSSATMKADAPVSNVTDANELFHCEEEVEQWISDVLMCTPHSGGATTDACAVRLYGPSWCTIPGQKEEVAAARETLQLAAQLCSSGTSASKTRKRRRAY, encoded by the coding sequence aTGTTTTGCGGCCATACTTTCTTAGTCTCTctcgcagcgtcgccgctgacggtggcAGAGCTTACGCGAAACGGTGCCCGTGTGGTGTACGACTTGGATGACAAGACTCCCGTCACGTGTGTCATCATCGCGGGCGGTAATCAGCTGGGCACTTCAGCGCGCTGCAGTCGTGGCTGGACGGAGGCAAATGGACTCCCCACATCAATGGAGAATCGCATCCGTGCCAGCCGCATCACAGTAGTCTACGAGCATTGGGTTCATGAGTGCCTGCGCAAAAGCCGTCTCTTGCTGCCGTGCCGGGACTACCCCGACACCATCGCTTACGATCCGTACTTATTTGCTGGTCTTCGCTTCACAacgacgcagctgccgttGCAGCTGAAAGCGAACATTATTGCACTCATGCAATTTTACGGTGCCACGTACCACAACCACCTGCTAGACACGACAAACTTATTGGTGTACAGTCACATGCGTCTCTCACCCAATTCCCTGAGGCATGCGGTGTCTGACCCTCTtgcacctctcccttccATTGCTGATCGTCGCGACACAGGGGCACAGTCGTCGATCAAAGAAGCAGAGGCAGCAAATACTTGTCCCGGCCAGCGATTGTCAACGGGGCCGTCTGGAGACAACCCTGCCGGGGCTGCTGTGCCATCCCTGACAAAGCTCGCCGTTGCGCGTCAACACGGCGTTACGTGCGTCACACCACAGTGGGTACAGCTGTGTCTGAACGCTGGCGAGCTGCAACCGGCAAGGTCAGCTCTAGCGCCCGCACCTCCCACTCGGACTATGTCGCCTCCTTCCACCAACTCCAGCGCAACAATGAAGGCTGACGCACCAGTGTCCAACGTGACTGATGCCAACGAGCTTTTTCACTgtgaggaggaagtggaaCAATGGATCAGCGACGTACTCATGTGCACACCGCACTCTGGAGGCGCCACCACGGATGCGTGCGCAGTTCGCCTCTACGGACCGTCGTGGTGCACGATCCCTGGACAAAAGGAGGaggttgcagcagcgcgtgaaACGCTCCAActagcggcgcagctctgctCCTCCGGTACGTCAGCCTCGAAGACACGAAAGCGTCGTCGTGCATACTGA